A single genomic interval of Brevibacillus brevis harbors:
- a CDS encoding GNAT family N-acetyltransferase: MIKGNLVQLRPVIAEDMERLFQWRNDEEAAKWAAGSGLVTYSYVSLESLRAMYEENVRASRPDDKFKSFVFSVCTLDGEHIGNCDYRDVNPITRTATIGIAIMAKEYWSKGYGTDTLRLLLDFLFSKLNLNRVQLDTWSGNMRAIRAYEKTGFVIEGRLRQNEYVDGQYYDTIMMGLLREEFYQRVKE; this comes from the coding sequence ATGATCAAAGGGAATTTAGTGCAATTACGACCAGTTATTGCTGAGGATATGGAGAGACTGTTCCAGTGGCGCAACGATGAAGAGGCGGCCAAATGGGCAGCGGGCTCAGGCCTGGTAACCTATAGTTATGTTTCGCTCGAATCACTACGAGCCATGTATGAGGAAAACGTTCGTGCTTCACGGCCGGATGATAAATTTAAGAGTTTTGTATTCTCTGTCTGTACGTTGGACGGAGAGCACATCGGCAATTGTGATTACCGAGATGTGAATCCGATTACGCGGACAGCCACAATTGGTATTGCGATCATGGCGAAAGAGTATTGGAGCAAAGGCTACGGTACAGATACGTTGCGCCTCCTGCTCGACTTCCTCTTTTCCAAGCTGAACTTGAATCGGGTGCAGTTGGATACGTGGAGCGGAAATATGCGTGCCATTCGCGCCTATGAAAAAACAGGCTTTGTGATAGAAGGGCGACTGCGCCAAAATGAATATGTAGATGGGCAGTATTACGACACTATTATGATGGGACTGCTGCGCGAAGAGTTTTACCAGCGAGTAAAGGAATAG
- the hisIE gene encoding bifunctional phosphoribosyl-AMP cyclohydrolase/phosphoribosyl-ATP diphosphatase HisIE — MTGAEAFALENLRFDEKGLIPVIVQDAGSKAVLTLAYMNEESLQKSLATKETWFWSRSRQQLWHKGETSGHTQRIVSMRYDCDGDALVVMVEPNGPACHTGVYSCFSQEVLSNTDNESVQADRFAILSELEELIAAREAERPEGSYTTYLFEKGVDKILKKVGEEAAEVIIAAKNRSREELRYEASDLIFHLMVLLREQKLPLDEVLTELQRRR; from the coding sequence ATGACAGGAGCAGAAGCGTTTGCATTGGAAAATTTGCGTTTTGATGAAAAGGGTTTGATTCCTGTCATCGTGCAGGATGCCGGAAGCAAGGCAGTCTTGACGCTTGCCTATATGAATGAAGAATCGCTACAAAAGTCATTGGCGACCAAAGAAACATGGTTTTGGAGTCGTTCCCGACAACAATTGTGGCACAAGGGTGAGACCTCGGGACATACACAGCGGATCGTCTCTATGCGGTATGATTGCGACGGAGATGCACTGGTTGTGATGGTCGAGCCGAATGGGCCTGCTTGTCATACGGGAGTGTACAGCTGTTTCTCGCAGGAAGTTCTCTCCAATACAGATAATGAGTCAGTACAAGCAGATCGGTTTGCGATCCTGAGTGAGCTCGAAGAACTGATTGCTGCGCGGGAGGCAGAGCGTCCGGAAGGCTCCTACACCACCTACTTGTTCGAAAAAGGCGTAGACAAAATCCTGAAAAAGGTCGGAGAAGAGGCAGCCGAGGTCATTATTGCAGCGAAAAATCGAAGTCGTGAGGAGCTGCGGTATGAGGCCTCAGATCTGATCTTTCACTTGATGGTTTTGTTACGGGAGCAAAAGCTGCCGCTGGATGAAGTGTTGACGGAGCTCCAGAGGCGTCGTTAA
- the hisF gene encoding imidazole glycerol phosphate synthase subunit HisF, translating into MLAKRIIPCLDVKDGRVVKGVQFVGLRDAGDPVELAKKYSEERADELIFLDISASHEGRKTMVDVIEKTAANITIPFTVGGGINSVDDMKRILRAGADKISLNTAAVLRPELIREGATVFGSQCIVVAIDARSVGEDRWEVYTHGGRNATGRDVIRWAQEAEALGAGEILLTSMDDDGEKKGFGLELTKWVSEAVGIPVIASGGAGSREHFYDVLTQGKADAALAASIFHYDETSIQSVKEYLQTKGVVVRP; encoded by the coding sequence ATGCTGGCTAAACGAATCATCCCGTGTCTCGATGTAAAAGATGGACGGGTGGTAAAAGGTGTGCAGTTCGTCGGACTTCGCGATGCAGGAGACCCGGTTGAACTGGCAAAAAAGTATAGCGAGGAGAGAGCAGACGAGCTGATTTTTCTCGATATTTCTGCGTCCCACGAAGGGCGCAAGACGATGGTGGATGTCATCGAAAAAACGGCTGCAAACATTACGATTCCTTTCACGGTCGGTGGTGGCATTAACAGCGTCGACGATATGAAAAGGATATTGCGTGCGGGCGCTGACAAAATCTCGTTGAATACAGCGGCTGTTTTGCGTCCGGAATTAATCCGCGAGGGAGCGACGGTCTTCGGTTCACAATGTATTGTCGTGGCGATTGACGCGAGAAGTGTCGGTGAAGATCGCTGGGAAGTGTATACTCACGGTGGACGGAATGCAACGGGTAGGGATGTCATCCGTTGGGCGCAGGAGGCAGAAGCGTTGGGAGCGGGCGAAATCCTTTTGACCAGCATGGACGACGATGGGGAAAAGAAAGGCTTTGGACTCGAATTGACCAAGTGGGTATCAGAAGCGGTCGGGATTCCGGTCATTGCTTCTGGTGGAGCGGGCTCGAGGGAGCATTTTTACGATGTGCTGACGCAAGGAAAGGCAGATGCCGCGTTGGCTGCTTCCATTTTTCACTATGATGAGACGTCGATTCAATCGGTGAAAGAGTATTTGCAAACCAAAGGAGTTGTCGTACGACCATGA
- the hisA gene encoding 1-(5-phosphoribosyl)-5-[(5-phosphoribosylamino)methylideneamino]imidazole-4-carboxamide isomerase: MSFIVYPAIDIRGGKCVRLFQGDYGQETVYADSPLAMAKRWVEQGASWVHLVDLDGAKEGKPANAALIKEIARSIPVPVQVGGGIRTEEQIADYLEAGVARVIVGTAAIEDESFTKRILQNDGDKIAIGLDCRNGLVATRGWLTTTDVQATELAKRLVTYGAETFIYTDIARDGTMTGPNVEEIAALAMATGKSVIASGGVSQLDDLLTLAAHASGGVSGAIVGKALYTDAFTLEEALQRMEGREANAG; encoded by the coding sequence ATGAGCTTTATCGTTTATCCGGCGATCGATATTCGCGGGGGCAAGTGTGTTCGGCTTTTTCAAGGAGATTACGGGCAAGAGACAGTGTACGCTGATTCACCGCTAGCGATGGCGAAGCGCTGGGTAGAGCAAGGAGCGTCCTGGGTTCATCTCGTAGATTTGGACGGAGCAAAGGAAGGCAAGCCTGCAAATGCAGCGCTCATCAAAGAAATAGCGCGCTCGATCCCTGTACCCGTGCAGGTTGGAGGCGGCATTCGAACAGAAGAGCAGATCGCGGACTATTTGGAAGCGGGCGTCGCGCGAGTGATTGTCGGGACTGCTGCAATTGAAGACGAGTCTTTTACGAAGCGAATTCTTCAAAACGATGGAGACAAGATTGCGATCGGTCTGGACTGCCGGAATGGGCTGGTGGCTACCAGAGGCTGGTTGACCACGACAGATGTGCAAGCGACAGAGCTTGCCAAGCGGTTGGTTACGTATGGCGCTGAGACGTTTATTTACACCGATATCGCCCGTGATGGCACGATGACAGGACCGAATGTAGAAGAAATTGCAGCGTTGGCGATGGCTACAGGTAAATCGGTGATTGCCTCGGGAGGCGTCAGCCAACTGGACGATTTGTTGACGTTGGCTGCCCATGCTTCGGGCGGAGTCTCTGGCGCCATTGTCGGAAAAGCACTCTACACGGACGCTTTTACATTGGAAGAAGCGCTCCAGCGTATGGAGGGGCGTGAAGCGAATGCTGGCTAA
- the hisH gene encoding imidazole glycerol phosphate synthase subunit HisH: MIGIIDYGMGNLYSLSKALERLGYPYEFVSQEERLQEYSGVILPGVGAFGDAIANIRELGLEQAIKRYAASGRPILGICLGMQLLFEKSAEHGEHTGLGLLGGEVIRFRGDYKVPHMGWNQLMIKQKQPLLNGVQDGDYVYFVHSYHVLCESDVLLATSDYHQEVTAIVNRDNVYGMQFHPEKSGETGMLLLRNFAVQCEGVLT, encoded by the coding sequence ATGATCGGCATCATCGATTACGGCATGGGGAATCTGTACAGCTTGAGCAAGGCGTTGGAAAGGCTAGGCTATCCGTACGAGTTTGTCTCTCAAGAAGAGCGTCTGCAAGAATATAGCGGGGTGATTTTGCCTGGAGTCGGGGCGTTCGGGGATGCTATCGCCAACATACGTGAGCTTGGATTAGAGCAAGCGATCAAGAGATACGCAGCATCAGGTCGTCCGATCTTGGGCATTTGTCTCGGCATGCAGCTTTTATTTGAGAAAAGTGCGGAGCATGGCGAGCATACGGGCTTGGGGCTGCTCGGTGGTGAGGTTATTCGTTTTCGCGGTGATTACAAGGTACCGCACATGGGCTGGAACCAACTGATGATCAAGCAAAAGCAACCGTTACTAAACGGTGTGCAGGATGGCGATTACGTCTATTTTGTCCATTCGTATCATGTCTTGTGCGAGTCTGATGTCTTGCTTGCGACGAGTGACTATCACCAGGAGGTCACAGCCATTGTGAATCGTGACAACGTATACGGTATGCAGTTTCATCCGGAAAAGAGCGGAGAGACAGGAATGCTGCTGCTGCGCAACTTTGCCGTTCAATGCGAGGGGGTTTTGACATGA
- the hisB gene encoding imidazoleglycerol-phosphate dehydratase HisB, translated as MSEGKQRAAQIERNTNETQIALSFGVDGAGESKQNSGVPFLDHMLDLFTRHGHFDLTVKAKGDIEIDYHHTVEDIGICLGHALREALGDKKGIKRYGNAFVPMDDALAQVVIDISNRPHLEYRATYPTNMVGQFPTELVHEFLWKLALEARINLHVILHYGHNTHHMIEAIFKALGRALDEATTIDPRVKGVPSTKGVL; from the coding sequence ATGAGTGAAGGGAAACAACGTGCAGCACAGATCGAGCGTAATACGAATGAGACGCAGATCGCGCTTTCCTTTGGTGTAGACGGCGCAGGTGAGAGCAAGCAAAATTCGGGTGTTCCATTTCTGGATCATATGCTAGACCTGTTTACGCGACACGGACATTTTGACCTGACTGTCAAGGCAAAGGGAGATATCGAAATCGACTATCATCACACAGTGGAGGATATCGGGATTTGTCTTGGGCATGCTCTGCGGGAAGCCTTGGGAGACAAGAAAGGCATCAAGCGTTATGGAAATGCGTTTGTCCCGATGGATGACGCGCTCGCGCAGGTCGTTATTGATATCAGCAACCGTCCTCATCTGGAATATCGCGCTACGTACCCTACGAATATGGTTGGTCAGTTTCCGACGGAGCTGGTACATGAATTTTTATGGAAACTTGCGCTGGAGGCGCGGATCAATCTGCATGTGATCCTGCATTACGGTCACAATACACACCACATGATCGAGGCGATTTTCAAAGCGCTGGGCCGGGCACTGGATGAAGCGACGACGATCGATCCGCGTGTAAAAGGGGTCCCGTCCACAAAAGGGGTTTTGTAG
- the hisD gene encoding histidinol dehydrogenase, whose product MRIMSASQYDGKRSVDAGTREQQEAVKAILTSVRQQGDEALRYYTERFDRVLLQNFRVSEGEFAEATELVSPQVKAALKEAADNIRAFHERQVRQSWFSTKESGTLLGQLIRPLQRVGLYVPGGTAAYPSSVLMNAIPAKIAGVPQVVMTTPPGADGKINPAILVAAQIAGVTEIYKVGGAQAIAALTYGTEQIKAVDKIVGPGNIFVALAKREVFGLVSIDMVAGPSEIAVIADETANPRYVAVDLLSQAEHDPMSAAILVTTSQALAEQVSQEVERQLADLPRKSIAEAAIRDYGAILLVDDLNEGFAVINRIAPEHLEIMLAEPFEHLGKVENAGAIFLGPYSSEPVGDYFAGTNHVIPTNGTARFSSPLSVDDFIKKSSVVSYSKRDLRENGHKIVALAEQEGLSGHGRAILARLRDFETEEQESEKR is encoded by the coding sequence ATGCGTATCATGTCAGCCAGCCAGTATGACGGGAAACGATCGGTAGACGCAGGGACGAGAGAACAGCAAGAAGCGGTGAAGGCGATCCTTACCTCGGTTCGCCAGCAAGGGGACGAAGCGCTGCGCTATTACACGGAACGATTTGATCGTGTGCTTCTGCAAAACTTCCGTGTGAGCGAAGGCGAATTTGCAGAAGCAACTGAGCTCGTTTCTCCACAAGTCAAAGCGGCATTGAAGGAAGCAGCCGATAATATTCGGGCGTTTCACGAGCGACAAGTGCGTCAGTCCTGGTTTAGCACCAAAGAGAGTGGCACATTGCTGGGCCAACTGATACGTCCATTGCAGCGCGTTGGATTGTATGTACCAGGCGGAACGGCAGCTTATCCTTCCAGTGTATTGATGAATGCCATCCCTGCCAAAATCGCAGGTGTTCCACAAGTCGTCATGACGACACCACCAGGAGCCGATGGGAAAATCAACCCTGCGATACTCGTTGCTGCCCAAATTGCAGGTGTGACCGAGATATACAAGGTAGGTGGGGCCCAGGCGATCGCGGCATTGACCTATGGAACAGAGCAAATCAAAGCAGTCGATAAGATCGTTGGGCCCGGTAATATTTTCGTGGCACTGGCAAAGCGAGAAGTTTTCGGATTGGTCAGTATCGACATGGTGGCAGGTCCTAGTGAAATTGCGGTGATCGCAGATGAGACGGCCAACCCGCGATACGTTGCGGTAGACCTGCTGTCTCAAGCCGAGCATGATCCGATGTCAGCCGCTATATTGGTTACGACATCGCAAGCGTTGGCGGAGCAGGTGTCACAGGAAGTTGAGCGGCAGCTTGCCGATCTTCCACGCAAATCGATTGCGGAAGCGGCGATACGCGACTACGGCGCTATTTTACTCGTCGATGATTTGAACGAAGGATTTGCCGTCATCAACCGGATTGCACCCGAGCATTTGGAAATCATGCTGGCGGAGCCGTTTGAGCATCTCGGAAAAGTAGAAAATGCAGGTGCGATTTTCCTCGGCCCATACAGCTCAGAGCCAGTCGGCGATTATTTTGCCGGTACCAATCATGTGATTCCTACGAATGGAACGGCGCGTTTTTCCTCGCCATTATCCGTCGACGATTTTATCAAGAAGTCGAGTGTTGTTTCCTACAGCAAGCGAGATTTGCGGGAAAATGGACATAAAATTGTGGCACTGGCAGAGCAGGAAGGATTGTCTGGGCACGGTCGAGCGATCCTTGCGCGATTGCGAGATTTTGAGACCGAAGAGCAGGAGAGTGAAAAGAGATGA
- the hisG gene encoding ATP phosphoribosyltransferase codes for MALTKNDQKLTIAMPKGRIFEEAIHFLQQAGLQVTADLQDSRKLIIPVENAKLEFIMAKPTDVPTYVEYGVADVGVVGKDVLLEEERDVYELLDLHIGYCRMMVAGLPDWKPTEALRVATKYPKIASRYFREQGQQVEVIKLNGSVELAPMIGLADRIVDIVSTGRTLRENGLVELESICEITTRLIANRASYRMKSEAVDEIAGKFLEVIPRGN; via the coding sequence ATGGCACTCACGAAAAACGACCAAAAGCTGACGATCGCCATGCCAAAAGGACGGATTTTTGAAGAGGCTATCCATTTCCTCCAGCAGGCTGGCTTGCAGGTCACTGCGGATCTGCAAGATTCTCGTAAACTGATCATCCCTGTGGAAAATGCCAAGCTTGAATTCATTATGGCGAAGCCTACCGATGTTCCTACTTATGTCGAGTATGGGGTGGCTGACGTTGGCGTGGTCGGCAAGGATGTTTTATTGGAAGAAGAACGAGATGTTTACGAGCTGTTGGATTTGCATATCGGCTATTGTCGCATGATGGTAGCGGGTCTGCCAGACTGGAAACCGACGGAAGCCCTGCGTGTTGCAACGAAATATCCGAAGATTGCGTCACGTTATTTTCGTGAGCAGGGACAGCAGGTTGAGGTAATCAAGCTGAATGGTTCAGTAGAGCTTGCCCCGATGATTGGGCTGGCTGATCGTATCGTGGATATTGTTTCGACAGGTAGGACATTGCGGGAAAATGGCTTGGTCGAACTGGAGAGCATTTGTGAAATTACGACGAGGCTGATTGCCAATCGAGCCAGCTATCGGATGAAAAGTGAAGCGGTGGACGAGATCGCCGGAAAATTTTTAGAGGTCATTCCTCGCGGGAACTAG